A window from Triticum aestivum cultivar Chinese Spring chromosome 6D, IWGSC CS RefSeq v2.1, whole genome shotgun sequence encodes these proteins:
- the LOC123141259 gene encoding SNF1-related protein kinase regulatory subunit gamma-like PV42a, with product MAQLRAFANEQHQQEALHGHGHGGDSDSNKKARAGLCGVLRERKVVELARAKRRLVEVPYTATLANAANALLAGRVSAVTVAAPPGHWIGAGGSLIVESDPATGAARKHYIGMVNMLDILTHIAETGHDDDDDASAVKDGGGSPPVDLDRRMSVPVSSVIGHSLEGLTLWTLHPNTSLLDCMETFSKGVHRALVPLESSADNVVAVELVESAPVYRMLTQMDVVRFLRAHGAELGGVLSRTVRELGAASEAVLAVASRTKVIEAIRTMRAASLTAVPVVDAPMDAYILQDGRGKKVVETFSATDLRDCPVAQLRSWLGASVAEFKDKVAEYRRDGSRPLDAAAGVQSPDEGDTNTAVEAGTGNEEEPPRPREMVTCSFQSTLGEVIEKAAASHVHRLWVVDGEGEEEGLLRGVVSLTDVLRVVREAALGEDRELHDIVSS from the exons ATGGCGCAGCTGAGAGCGTTCGCCAACGAGCAGCACCAGCAAGAAGCGCtgcacggccacggccacggcggcgACAGCGACAGCAACAAGAAGGCGCGCGCGGGCCTGTGCGGCGTGCTCCGGGAGCGCAAGGTGGTGGAGCTGGCGCGCGCCAAGCGCCGGCTGGTGGAGGTCCCCTACACGGCGACGCTGGCCAACGCGGCCAATGCGCTCCTCGCCGGCCGCGTCTCCGCCGTCACCGTGGCCGCGCCTCCGGGCCACTGGATCGGGGCCGGCGGCTCCTTGATCGTCGAGTCCGACCCCGCCACCGGCGCCGCCCGCAAGCACTACATCGGCATGGTCAACATGCTCGACATCCTCACCCACATCGCCGAGACCggccacgacgacgacgacgacgccagcGCCGTCAAGGACGGCGGTGGCTCGCCGCCGGTCGACCTCGACCGCCGCATGTCCGTGCCGGTGTCCTCCGTCATCGGCCACTCCTTGGAGGGCCTCACCCTGTGGACGCTCCACCCAAACACGAG CTTGCTGGATTGCATGGAGACGTTCAGCAAGGGCGTGCACCGCGCGCTGGTGCCGTTGGAGAGCTCGGCGGACAACGTGGTGGCGGTGGAGCTGGTGGAGTCGGCGCCGGTGTACAGGATGCTCACCCAGATGGACGTGGTGAGGTTCCTGCGCGCGCACGGCGCGGAGCTCGGCGGCGTCCTGTCGCGCACCGTCCGTGAGCTCGGCGCGGCGAGCGAGGCCGTGCTCGCGGTGGCGAGCCGCACCAAGGTCATCGAGGCCATCAGGACGATGCGGGCGGCGTCGCTCACGGCCGTGCCCGTCGTCGACGCCCCCATGGACGCCTACATCCTGCAGGAC GGGAGAGGGAAGAAGGTGGTGGAGACGTTCTCGGCGACGGACCTGCGCGACTGCCCGGTGGCGCAGCTGCGGTCGTGGCTGGGGGCCAGCGTGGCGGAGTTCAAGGACAAGGTGGCCGAGTACCGGCGCGACGGCAGCAGGCCCCTCGACGCGGCGGCCGGCGTCCAATCCCCGGACGAAGGCGACACCAACACCGCCGTGGAGGCCGGCACCGGCAACGAAGAGGAGCCGCCGCGGCCGCGGGAGATGGTGACATGCTCCTTCCAGAGCACGCTCGGGGAGGTGATCGAGAAAGCGGCGGCGAGCCACGTGCACCGGCTGTGGGTGGTCgacggcgagggggaggaagagggGTTGCTGCGCGGGGTGGTGTCGCTGACCGACGTGCTCCGGGTGGTCAGGGAGGCCGCCCTCGGCGAGGACCGGGAGCTCCACGACATCGTGTCATCCTAG